The DNA sequence CTTCAGCCCGGAACGGCGCACGGCGCCATCTTACCGGCCCCGGGGCGGAAGGGTCAACCCGCGGGGGGGGCGCGCGTGGTGATCCGGGTCGGGTGCTGCGGGTGGCCGGTCGCGCGCCCGCGCTACTTTGCGACGTTCGCGCTGGTCGAGGTCCAGGAGAGCTTCTACAACCTCCCGCGCCTGGCCACGGTCGAGAGGTGGCGGGCCGCGGCGCCAGCGGCCTTCGAGTTCGTCCTCAAAGCACCCCAGCTCATCACCCACGAGCCCACCTCGCCGACCTACCGGCGCCTGCGGATCCCGCTGACCGGGGCGGCGCGGAAGCGCTACGGTGCCTTCAGGCCGACCCGGGAGGTCAGGGCCGCGTGGGCGGAGACGCTGGCGCTGGCCCGCGCGCTCCGCTCGAAGATCGTCGTCTTCCAGTGCCCCGCCTCCTTCACGCCCACCGCCGCGCACATCCGGGACCTGACCCGGTTCTTCGAGAAGGTCGAGCGGGACGGTCTGGCCTTCGCCTGGGAGCCGCGCGGCCAATGGCCGGACGCCGAGGTCCAAACCCTCTGCCGGCGGGCCCACCTGATCCACTGCGTTGACCCGCTTCTCCGGCGCCCAGTTTGGGGGGAGCCCGCCTACTTCCGACTCCACGGCAAGGGCGGCTACCACTACCAGTATTCCGAGGCCGAGCTCGGGGAGCTGCGGGCCCTGGCGCGGGCGTTCAGCGAGGTCTATGTGCTCTTCAACAACACCGCCATGTTCGACGACGCCCGCCGGTTTCTGAAATTGCTCGAGTAGAATCAGCCAGTCCCGACCTGTCGGGCGGGCGCGCCGGTCGCTACCGTTTTGCTACCACTTGCCTCATCCCAGGCGATCCACGCCCGCCTTGTTCCCCATCGGGAGCCAGCGCCCGTAGAGGTCCACCTCAGCGAAACGCATAGGACTTGACCACGACCAACGCGCTTAAAGATGTCCGAACGTGGTGCCGAGTCCGTGATATTTCAAAGACAAAAACGGCGCAGGTGCCAAAGCATCCTGCGCCGTTTCCGTTCTGACTGGAGTCGGTCAGTCGCCTACCAGCGGGAGGCGCGACCCTTGCCGCCGCCGAAGCCCCCGCCTGAACGCGGAGCCTGCGGGTTCGCGACGTTGACCGTAAGTCGTCGGCCCTCGAAGGCCTG is a window from the Candidatus Rokuibacteriota bacterium genome containing:
- a CDS encoding DUF72 domain-containing protein, yielding MVIRVGCCGWPVARPRYFATFALVEVQESFYNLPRLATVERWRAAAPAAFEFVLKAPQLITHEPTSPTYRRLRIPLTGAARKRYGAFRPTREVRAAWAETLALARALRSKIVVFQCPASFTPTAAHIRDLTRFFEKVERDGLAFAWEPRGQWPDAEVQTLCRRAHLIHCVDPLLRRPVWGEPAYFRLHGKGGYHYQYSEAELGELRALARAFSEVYVLFNNTAMFDDARRFLKLLE